In Lujinxingia sediminis, a single genomic region encodes these proteins:
- a CDS encoding MrcB family domain-containing protein has product MMPTGARTALGGLFRAACEEISEKTPGEPIGRADAVWGAVERVALAIEGSSPAERREHLQMKWSVGKGRYTEVPWIALLDVRVTNDTKRGVYVVYLFNEDGSGVYLTLIQGVTAVLERHKPQTAGYGVLTGRSDAIGVCLGGVKNIGFQTQHEMALKGAKKAPSYTHGTIAQTYYPADAIPGDKQLLEDLEAMLQLYERYAERFEGVASSSEHEQSESLLNIDAPPAQAALEAVAPRIDLAATVQAFSNSLRSAGLSFGVQHDAFVRAFITSLATKNFVILTGLSGSGKTQIAQKFGQWLGEAQMALIPVRPDWTGAEALFGYEDALAKVSDDGRRGWAVPRALEFMLRAARNPAHPYLLLLDEMNLAHVERYFADVLSGMESGERVLPNLSRESDGVWRLQPGAEPWVAVPSNLFIVGTVNVDETTYMFSPKVLDRANTLEFRVPTEALAWTTRKPQACELGPRDLVRGLLAISADPNGHLENEPTWLGDYVDELKRVHELLSEGGFEFGHRVFFEAIRFASLLEQAGEESWTVALDRQILQKLLPRLHGSRRRLESTLCALGRYCWTQDVEPGAIFDGRALSFDPISHNPNEAALPLSADKIRRMTRSLRANQFASFTE; this is encoded by the coding sequence ATGATGCCGACCGGAGCGCGTACGGCGCTCGGCGGGTTGTTTCGTGCGGCGTGTGAAGAAATCTCCGAGAAGACGCCAGGTGAGCCGATCGGACGGGCTGATGCGGTGTGGGGGGCCGTCGAGCGGGTGGCCCTGGCAATTGAAGGTAGCTCTCCAGCTGAGCGACGAGAACACCTGCAAATGAAGTGGTCGGTGGGTAAGGGCCGGTACACCGAGGTGCCTTGGATAGCGCTTCTTGATGTGCGCGTTACCAACGACACCAAGCGCGGCGTTTATGTCGTCTATCTCTTCAACGAGGACGGCTCTGGGGTTTATCTCACACTCATTCAAGGCGTGACGGCGGTGCTTGAGCGTCATAAACCGCAAACAGCGGGTTATGGGGTTCTGACCGGGCGTTCTGATGCGATTGGCGTGTGCCTCGGCGGCGTCAAAAACATAGGTTTTCAAACCCAGCACGAGATGGCGCTTAAAGGGGCAAAAAAAGCACCAAGCTACACTCATGGCACCATCGCTCAGACCTATTACCCGGCCGACGCTATCCCGGGAGACAAGCAGCTGCTGGAAGACCTAGAGGCTATGCTTCAACTCTATGAGCGTTATGCGGAGCGTTTTGAAGGCGTGGCATCATCATCAGAACATGAGCAGTCGGAGTCGCTACTCAATATCGACGCTCCCCCCGCCCAGGCGGCCTTGGAAGCGGTCGCGCCACGCATTGACCTCGCTGCCACAGTTCAGGCCTTCTCCAACTCGTTGCGGAGCGCGGGGCTTTCATTCGGCGTTCAACACGACGCCTTCGTGCGCGCATTCATTACCAGCCTGGCCACCAAAAACTTCGTGATCCTCACCGGTTTGTCAGGCTCTGGCAAAACCCAGATCGCTCAAAAGTTTGGGCAGTGGCTCGGAGAAGCGCAGATGGCGCTGATCCCGGTTCGGCCAGACTGGACCGGCGCCGAGGCGCTTTTCGGCTACGAAGACGCGTTGGCCAAAGTCAGCGATGATGGCCGTCGCGGTTGGGCCGTACCTCGTGCGCTCGAGTTTATGCTTCGAGCGGCCCGAAACCCGGCTCACCCCTACCTACTCTTACTTGATGAGATGAATCTCGCGCACGTCGAGCGCTATTTTGCCGACGTACTTTCAGGGATGGAGTCTGGCGAGCGGGTTTTGCCAAACCTATCGCGTGAATCCGACGGTGTGTGGCGCCTTCAGCCTGGGGCCGAGCCCTGGGTAGCGGTGCCTTCCAATCTCTTTATTGTTGGCACGGTCAACGTCGACGAGACGACCTACATGTTCTCGCCAAAGGTCTTGGACCGCGCCAACACGCTGGAGTTCCGAGTGCCTACCGAGGCGTTGGCTTGGACGACGCGCAAACCTCAAGCGTGCGAGCTCGGTCCTCGTGATTTAGTCCGCGGGCTCTTGGCAATCAGCGCCGACCCCAATGGGCATCTGGAGAATGAACCCACCTGGCTCGGAGATTATGTGGACGAGCTTAAACGCGTTCATGAGCTGCTCTCCGAAGGTGGTTTTGAGTTCGGGCATCGTGTCTTTTTCGAGGCGATTCGCTTCGCGTCATTGCTTGAACAAGCGGGGGAAGAGAGTTGGACGGTCGCATTGGACCGCCAAATCCTCCAAAAACTACTCCCCCGACTTCACGGCTCGCGCCGCCGCCTCGAAAGCACCCTCTGTGCGCTCGGGCGCTATTGTTGGACGCAGGACGTGGAGCCCGGCGCCATCTTCGATGGTCGAGCTTTGAGCTTCGACCCCATCTCGCACAACCCCAACGAGGCGGCGCTTCCCCTCTCCGCTGACAAAATTCGGCGCATGACCCGCAGCCTTCGGGCCAACCAGTTTGCGAGCTTTACCGAATGA
- the aqpZ gene encoding aquaporin Z → MNARFGRLLAEFVGTFFLVLAGCGTAVLAGTFPEIGVGIIGVALGFGLALLVMAYAIGDISGCHINPAVSVGLWIGGRFPGRDVLPYIAVQVLGGIVAAAVLYMIAGGTPGFTLADGFAANGYAEHSPGGYSLLSALTIEVVMTTLFVFAIMGATHKRVPAAVAPVAIGLALTLVHLISIPVTNTSVNPARSTGVALFVGDWALSQLWLFWLAPIAGGVGGALLYRALGERSTETAEDERAVEVPPDAAARPV, encoded by the coding sequence ATGAACGCACGATTCGGACGTCTGCTGGCGGAGTTTGTAGGGACGTTTTTCCTGGTGCTGGCCGGATGCGGCACGGCAGTGCTCGCTGGAACCTTCCCCGAAATCGGGGTCGGAATTATCGGCGTCGCGCTGGGCTTCGGCCTGGCGCTTCTGGTCATGGCCTACGCCATCGGTGACATCTCCGGGTGTCATATCAACCCGGCGGTTTCGGTGGGCCTCTGGATCGGCGGACGTTTCCCGGGGCGAGATGTGCTGCCTTATATCGCAGTCCAGGTACTCGGCGGCATCGTCGCAGCCGCCGTCCTCTACATGATCGCCGGCGGCACCCCCGGTTTCACGCTCGCCGACGGCTTCGCCGCCAACGGCTACGCGGAACACTCGCCAGGGGGCTACTCCCTGCTCTCGGCGCTGACCATTGAAGTGGTCATGACGACGCTCTTTGTCTTCGCGATCATGGGGGCGACCCACAAGCGCGTGCCCGCCGCGGTGGCCCCGGTGGCGATCGGGCTGGCCCTCACGCTGGTTCACCTGATCAGCATCCCGGTCACCAACACCTCGGTGAACCCGGCCCGCAGCACCGGCGTGGCGCTCTTTGTGGGCGACTGGGCGCTCTCCCAGCTCTGGCTCTTCTGGCTGGCTCCCATCGCCGGCGGGGTGGGAGGAGCGCTGCTCTACCGGGCCCTTGGCGAGCGCAGCACCGAGACGGCAGAAGATGAGCGCGCGGTTGAGGTCCCACCGGACGCGGCGGCAAGGCCGGTGTGA
- a CDS encoding DUF7151 family protein yields the protein MSDLRPAMHCVCLALLLSACGADSSGVQGPEGDAGLNSLIRTEAVEPGAECAEGGVRVLSGLDADADGELGTDEVSGESFVCAGGSGEQGPGGPIALVRTEDVAPGEDCVVGGVRVLTGLDANANAELDPDEVTGESLVCAGTEGLNSLIRTADEPAGENCGYRGSAVSVGLDTNADGELGEDEIQETIYVCETLFTDLAFPSDDTLTYGSAGWGVPISAGQGRMFFSLSHFLRHYFTVPTPHYVSSLSYRLEVFDDTNMEECAGVPPEGGFDAVRDFQITIDGVEIHTFSFQGGTGGQTLTLEGSVDFDPFLLDGEHFVHIGPLDEVCSGGGGFRWETGGRFVFSG from the coding sequence GTGTCTGATCTGCGACCTGCGATGCATTGTGTGTGTCTCGCCCTTCTCCTTAGCGCCTGTGGAGCCGATAGCAGCGGCGTGCAGGGGCCCGAGGGGGACGCCGGCCTCAATTCCCTGATCCGCACCGAAGCGGTGGAGCCGGGCGCCGAATGCGCCGAAGGGGGCGTCCGGGTCTTGAGCGGCCTGGACGCCGACGCCGACGGCGAGCTAGGCACCGACGAGGTGTCTGGCGAGTCCTTTGTCTGCGCCGGTGGGAGTGGGGAGCAGGGCCCCGGCGGACCGATCGCCCTGGTTCGCACCGAAGACGTCGCGCCCGGTGAGGACTGCGTCGTCGGAGGCGTGCGGGTCTTGACCGGTCTGGATGCCAACGCCAACGCGGAGCTTGATCCGGACGAGGTCACTGGCGAGTCGCTGGTATGCGCCGGCACCGAGGGGCTCAACTCCCTGATTCGCACCGCCGATGAGCCCGCTGGCGAGAACTGTGGCTATCGCGGAAGCGCCGTCTCGGTGGGGCTCGACACAAACGCCGATGGCGAGCTCGGTGAGGACGAGATTCAGGAGACCATCTACGTCTGCGAGACCCTCTTCACCGACCTGGCTTTTCCCTCAGACGACACCCTGACCTATGGCTCCGCCGGTTGGGGGGTACCAATTTCGGCCGGGCAAGGCCGCATGTTTTTCTCGCTGAGTCACTTTCTCCGTCACTACTTCACCGTGCCAACACCTCATTACGTGAGCTCCCTGAGCTATCGGCTGGAGGTGTTTGACGACACCAATATGGAAGAATGCGCCGGAGTCCCCCCGGAAGGCGGGTTTGACGCGGTGCGCGACTTCCAGATCACCATCGACGGCGTAGAAATCCACACCTTCAGCTTTCAGGGAGGTACGGGCGGTCAGACCCTGACCCTGGAGGGCAGCGTGGACTTTGATCCCTTCCTGCTCGATGGCGAGCACTTCGTCCACATTGGCCCCCTGGATGAGGTGTGCAGCGGAGGCGGCGGGTTCCGCTGGGAGACCGGCGGCCGCTTTGTCTTCTCAGGCTGA
- a CDS encoding PG0541 family transporter-associated protein gives MKAVMITYNEVLSERLIHLLDALELRGFTRWNGVQGRGTTTGEPHMGNHIWPSLNGAMYVVVEDEHLEAFLEALSELDAQGRGLRAFVSPVERVI, from the coding sequence GTGAAAGCCGTGATGATTACCTACAATGAGGTGCTCTCCGAGCGCCTGATTCACCTGCTTGATGCGCTTGAACTTCGCGGCTTTACGCGCTGGAACGGAGTGCAGGGCCGCGGCACCACCACCGGCGAGCCGCATATGGGAAACCACATCTGGCCCTCGCTTAACGGGGCGATGTACGTGGTGGTTGAAGATGAACACCTCGAGGCTTTTCTTGAGGCGCTCTCCGAACTCGACGCCCAGGGGCGCGGACTGCGCGCGTTTGTGAGCCCGGTAGAGCGGGTTATTTAA
- a CDS encoding efflux RND transporter permease subunit codes for MNIFRLAVSRPIATSMVFIAIMVFGIYSYIRLPVDLFPEVDSPIISVITSYEGAGALEVERNVTEHLESTLGTTPELLEITSTSMDNVSVVTLEFNGGANMDEATNNVRDRLGQAEFLLPDDVNDPIIQKFDASAIPVVIYSVTAEESYPELEQIIDDYIVNPINRISGVGDVSVTGAPSREVQVVLDPERLRAYNLDVSRIAQALQAENISSPAGRVDLGTESYNLRVNTEFRSVDDIGGVIVANFQGRQVTLDQVASIREGFADEDAISRVNGRQGLTFAVQKQTEANTVEVSERVMAQMPAIAASLPDDVEMTLIIDTSDFIVDAINNLSSVLFYAVVFVVLVVLIFLRQWRATIVIAATIPVSLIVGFIYLTLVGSTLNMISLSSLSIALGMVVDDAIVVLENIMQHIERGSTPREAAIHGTGEVGVAVVATTLTVVAVFLPLTFLEGQTGVWFGQLGAIVVVTVVTSTVAALTLTPMMGSLMMKPVDEEGRGPLKALARGIDKGLRGIEAVYRGSLRVAVRFRKTTMLAALAVFGVSVALVPRVGTEFMPISDDGFVTVSGELETSRSLDYTSEVVGRLEAEINASVPELKRLNSTSGTSGSMFGGVGGGKNEFQLRMELVDQDERERSVFEVADQVRGIMAGTPEIVTSKVTSGNSGGAGSAQPVSVEIRGFDLEQTTALARDLAEHMEGIEGTRDVNLSRGESRPEFEIVFDRERLSDFGLTSAQVAQVVRGNIAGQTATIFRRDGDEYDVVLRYAEGQRGSLEQVREMTINTPAGSRVRVEDLGEIKEFMVPPNIERIDRERMLTVSSGIEGRPLNLVMDDVREWVDAQNLPPQIAITYGGDFQEQQESFQDLFLILALSLILVYLVMAGQFESLKEPFVIMFSIPFAFTGVILALLVTDTPLSVIGLIGAIILVGIVVKNAIVLIDYIKLLQGRGQPIFEAIVEGSVSRLRPVLMTTLTTILAMIPLALEIGEGAELWKPMAISVIGGLSFSTVVTLIIVPVLYGMFERNAKTETGGMT; via the coding sequence ATGAACATCTTTCGTCTGGCCGTTTCCCGGCCTATTGCCACCTCGATGGTCTTTATCGCCATCATGGTCTTTGGCATCTACTCCTACATTCGCCTTCCGGTGGACCTCTTTCCGGAGGTCGACTCCCCCATCATCTCGGTGATCACAAGCTACGAGGGTGCCGGGGCGCTGGAGGTTGAGCGCAACGTCACCGAGCACCTGGAGAGCACGCTGGGCACCACCCCGGAGCTTCTGGAGATCACCTCCACCTCGATGGACAACGTCTCGGTGGTCACCCTGGAATTCAACGGTGGCGCCAATATGGACGAGGCCACCAACAACGTGCGCGACCGCCTGGGGCAGGCGGAGTTTTTGCTGCCCGATGATGTCAACGACCCCATCATTCAGAAGTTCGACGCCAGCGCCATTCCGGTGGTCATTTACTCGGTGACCGCCGAGGAGAGTTATCCGGAGCTCGAGCAGATCATCGACGATTATATCGTCAACCCCATCAACCGCATCAGCGGGGTGGGCGATGTCTCGGTGACCGGCGCACCCAGCCGCGAGGTGCAGGTGGTGCTCGATCCGGAGCGCCTGCGCGCCTACAACCTCGACGTCTCGCGTATCGCCCAGGCGTTGCAGGCCGAGAACATCTCCTCGCCGGCCGGGCGAGTGGACCTGGGGACCGAGAGCTACAACCTGCGCGTGAACACCGAGTTTCGCTCCGTGGACGATATCGGCGGGGTGATTGTGGCCAACTTCCAGGGCCGTCAGGTCACGCTGGATCAGGTCGCCAGCATTCGGGAGGGCTTTGCCGACGAAGACGCCATCTCGCGCGTGAACGGCCGTCAGGGCCTGACCTTCGCGGTGCAGAAGCAGACCGAGGCCAACACCGTCGAGGTCAGCGAGCGGGTCATGGCGCAGATGCCGGCGATCGCCGCGTCTCTGCCCGATGATGTGGAGATGACGCTGATCATCGACACCTCCGACTTCATCGTGGATGCGATCAACAACCTGAGCTCGGTGCTCTTCTATGCGGTGGTCTTCGTGGTGCTCGTGGTGCTGATCTTCTTGCGCCAGTGGCGGGCCACGATCGTGATCGCCGCGACGATCCCGGTCTCGCTTATCGTGGGCTTTATCTACCTGACGCTTGTGGGCTCGACGCTGAACATGATCTCGTTGAGCTCGCTCTCGATCGCGCTGGGGATGGTGGTCGATGACGCCATCGTCGTGCTCGAGAACATCATGCAGCATATCGAGCGGGGATCGACACCCAGGGAGGCCGCGATTCACGGCACCGGGGAGGTGGGTGTGGCGGTTGTGGCCACCACCCTCACGGTGGTGGCGGTCTTCTTGCCGCTGACCTTCCTGGAAGGTCAGACCGGCGTGTGGTTCGGCCAGCTGGGCGCCATTGTCGTGGTCACGGTGGTGACCTCCACGGTGGCTGCGCTCACGCTCACCCCGATGATGGGCTCGTTGATGATGAAGCCCGTCGATGAAGAGGGGCGCGGGCCGCTTAAAGCGCTGGCCCGCGGCATTGATAAAGGACTTCGGGGCATTGAGGCGGTCTACCGCGGCAGCCTGCGCGTCGCGGTGCGTTTTCGCAAAACGACCATGCTCGCAGCCCTTGCGGTCTTTGGCGTGAGCGTCGCACTGGTGCCGCGGGTGGGGACCGAGTTTATGCCCATCAGCGATGACGGTTTTGTCACGGTGAGCGGCGAGTTGGAAACCAGCCGAAGTCTCGACTACACCTCCGAGGTGGTGGGAAGGCTTGAGGCCGAGATCAATGCGTCGGTTCCCGAACTCAAGCGTCTCAACAGCACCAGCGGCACCAGCGGATCGATGTTTGGTGGCGTGGGCGGGGGCAAAAACGAGTTTCAGCTGCGTATGGAGCTTGTCGATCAGGATGAGCGGGAGCGTTCGGTCTTTGAGGTGGCCGATCAGGTCCGCGGCATCATGGCGGGAACGCCCGAGATCGTGACCTCCAAGGTGACCTCCGGCAACAGTGGTGGCGCCGGTAGCGCGCAGCCGGTGTCTGTGGAGATTCGCGGCTTCGACCTGGAGCAGACCACCGCGCTGGCCCGCGACCTGGCCGAGCATATGGAGGGCATTGAGGGCACCCGCGACGTCAACTTAAGTCGCGGAGAGAGCCGCCCGGAGTTTGAGATCGTCTTTGACCGCGAGCGCCTCAGTGACTTCGGTTTGACCTCGGCACAGGTGGCCCAGGTGGTGCGGGGCAACATCGCCGGACAGACCGCCACGATCTTCCGCCGCGACGGCGACGAGTACGATGTGGTGCTTCGCTACGCCGAGGGTCAGCGAGGTTCGCTGGAGCAGGTCCGGGAGATGACGATCAACACGCCGGCTGGCTCGCGCGTTCGTGTCGAAGACCTGGGCGAGATCAAAGAGTTCATGGTGCCTCCCAACATCGAGCGCATCGACCGTGAGCGCATGCTCACGGTCTCCTCCGGTATCGAGGGGCGCCCCCTGAACCTGGTGATGGACGATGTGCGCGAGTGGGTCGACGCGCAGAACCTGCCTCCGCAGATCGCCATCACCTACGGCGGCGACTTCCAGGAGCAGCAGGAGTCCTTCCAGGATCTCTTCCTCATCCTCGCCCTGAGTCTGATCCTCGTTTACCTGGTGATGGCCGGGCAGTTTGAGTCGCTCAAAGAGCCCTTTGTCATCATGTTCTCGATTCCCTTTGCCTTCACCGGTGTGATCCTGGCGCTTCTGGTCACGGACACCCCGCTGAGTGTCATCGGGCTTATCGGGGCGATCATTCTGGTGGGTATCGTGGTGAAAAACGCCATCGTGCTCATTGACTACATCAAGTTGTTGCAGGGGCGCGGGCAGCCCATCTTTGAGGCCATTGTCGAGGGCAGCGTATCGCGTCTGCGTCCGGTGTTGATGACAACCCTGACGACCATCCTGGCGATGATTCCGCTGGCGCTGGAGATTGGCGAGGGGGCCGAGCTTTGGAAGCCGATGGCCATCTCGGTCATCGGTGGATTGAGCTTCTCGACGGTGGTCACACTGATCATCGTGCCGGTGCTCTATGGAATGTTTGAGCGCAACGCCAAGACCGAGACCGGAGGTATGACGTGA
- a CDS encoding TolC family protein, whose amino-acid sequence MRKRGTMRTGGVGALGAAALLLVSAPAWAQDVPDRPPEMNQADSPANVQPEVSSEDDREGSEAQVASTRLLTLEEAMERATTRGNQIALAQADVQSAELALKEARYGRLPQVSAEGQYSNYIRTPFIVLPEDSPFGGGVLRTGNKHNFNLSAQVSVPLWSTQLNRSIDLAEASAELSRQVVEASQTTVQVEVQRAYLNGLITLESLEVLEESYETLQKNLELVRARYEQGVAPEYDLIRTEVQVRNVEPELSRALSNHQGALNYIKLLTAIPIDEDIRLAGSLRERFAEADAAELEPNFEQNADLIQLTGQRSLVERQVALEKAAYWPTLAAFGSFTYQGQGNDLKFWDYEWGETAIAGLTLSVPIFSPGLRQRVEQAEVDQLRLGLQEEFLRQSLRSEFEIAQARLTDLEKTIEAQERNVAQAERGYAIAQASYEEGAYGLMEVNDAESALTDARLNYTAALNDYLNAMLDLEELVGAGSENDD is encoded by the coding sequence ATGCGTAAGCGAGGAACCATGCGTACGGGCGGCGTCGGTGCCCTCGGGGCCGCCGCGCTTTTGCTGGTAAGCGCGCCGGCCTGGGCTCAGGATGTTCCTGATAGGCCACCGGAGATGAACCAGGCCGACTCGCCGGCCAACGTGCAGCCAGAGGTGTCGAGCGAGGATGACCGTGAGGGCTCCGAGGCGCAGGTTGCATCGACCCGGCTGCTGACTCTGGAAGAAGCGATGGAGCGGGCCACCACCCGGGGCAACCAGATCGCCTTGGCGCAGGCCGATGTGCAGAGCGCGGAGCTGGCCTTAAAAGAAGCGCGTTACGGGCGGCTCCCCCAGGTCAGTGCCGAGGGCCAGTACTCCAACTACATCCGCACGCCCTTTATCGTGCTTCCCGAAGACAGTCCCTTCGGCGGCGGGGTGTTGCGCACCGGAAACAAGCACAACTTCAACCTCTCGGCGCAGGTCTCGGTGCCGCTCTGGTCAACGCAGCTAAACCGCAGCATCGATCTGGCCGAGGCCAGCGCGGAGCTGAGCCGGCAGGTGGTTGAGGCCTCCCAGACCACGGTCCAGGTGGAGGTGCAACGCGCCTACCTCAACGGGCTCATCACCCTGGAGTCCCTTGAGGTGCTTGAGGAGAGCTATGAGACCCTGCAGAAGAACCTGGAGCTTGTTCGCGCGCGCTACGAGCAGGGCGTGGCGCCGGAGTACGACCTGATTCGCACCGAGGTGCAGGTTCGCAACGTGGAGCCGGAGCTCAGTCGCGCGCTCAGCAACCATCAGGGGGCGCTCAATTACATCAAGCTGCTCACGGCGATTCCTATCGATGAAGACATCCGGCTGGCGGGTTCGTTGCGCGAACGTTTTGCCGAGGCCGATGCGGCCGAGCTGGAGCCTAACTTCGAGCAGAACGCCGACCTGATTCAGCTCACCGGTCAGCGCAGTCTGGTGGAGCGGCAGGTGGCCCTGGAGAAGGCCGCCTACTGGCCGACGCTGGCAGCCTTCGGGAGTTTTACCTACCAGGGGCAGGGCAACGACCTGAAGTTCTGGGATTACGAATGGGGGGAGACGGCGATCGCCGGGCTGACCCTCTCGGTGCCGATCTTCAGCCCGGGGTTGCGTCAGCGGGTGGAGCAGGCCGAGGTCGACCAGCTGCGTCTGGGGCTGCAGGAGGAGTTTCTGCGCCAGTCGCTGCGCTCCGAGTTTGAGATCGCGCAGGCCCGACTGACCGACCTGGAGAAGACCATTGAGGCTCAGGAGCGCAACGTCGCCCAGGCCGAGCGCGGCTATGCGATCGCGCAGGCAAGCTACGAAGAGGGCGCGTACGGCCTGATGGAGGTCAACGACGCGGAGAGCGCGCTGACCGACGCGCGGCTCAACTACACCGCCGCGCTCAACGATTACTTAAACGCGATGCTCGACCTCGAAGAGCTGGTCGGAGCCGGGAGCGAGAACGATGACTGA
- a CDS encoding efflux RND transporter periplasmic adaptor subunit has translation MTEGMMMNSTTTFKSGLRRGAVVVTMLALLISSAACKPPADESSSEVEATVERAAPVRVSSPEQLTLPRRATYSGTLEAWEVAQITGQQGTRIERMLVQEGDRVRRGQVLARMDDATLRQAQVELRTAKTELDRAKRLVDIGAMARQQLEQAQAAYDSISTNIELLRSNTVLTSPIEGMVTHRYFVAGEQFVAGAQTPSLLTVQQLDPLKVIIDVAERYFPQVKMGMKATVNLDTYPGEDFAGEVTRINPTISPDSRSFRVEIRLDNEDGRLSPGMSARASLELGEVEGLFVVRSALQTQPGRDEPFVWVVQQGKAHRAFIEAGERFEDRQLVRSGLEPDAQVVTEGMSRLNEGTEVEVVGAPEGQSEQGDEVTPEVDERDVRAEEKAAEEAERADQPG, from the coding sequence ATGACTGAAGGGATGATGATGAACTCGACAACGACCTTTAAGAGCGGTCTGCGACGCGGTGCGGTAGTGGTCACGATGCTGGCACTGCTCATCAGCAGCGCGGCATGCAAGCCCCCGGCCGATGAGAGCAGCTCCGAGGTCGAAGCGACCGTGGAGCGCGCCGCGCCGGTGCGTGTGAGCTCACCGGAGCAGCTCACGCTGCCCCGGCGCGCGACCTACTCCGGGACGCTTGAGGCCTGGGAGGTGGCGCAGATCACCGGCCAGCAGGGCACGCGCATCGAACGCATGTTGGTTCAGGAGGGCGACCGGGTGCGCCGCGGTCAGGTGCTCGCCAGGATGGATGACGCCACCCTTCGCCAGGCGCAGGTTGAACTGCGTACCGCGAAGACCGAACTCGACCGCGCCAAACGCCTCGTGGACATCGGCGCGATGGCGCGTCAACAGCTTGAGCAGGCTCAGGCGGCGTATGACTCCATCAGCACCAATATTGAGCTTCTTCGGAGCAACACCGTGCTCACAAGCCCCATCGAGGGGATGGTGACCCACCGCTACTTTGTGGCCGGTGAGCAGTTCGTGGCCGGCGCTCAAACCCCGTCGCTCCTGACGGTGCAGCAGCTCGATCCGCTCAAGGTCATCATTGATGTGGCCGAGCGCTACTTCCCGCAGGTGAAGATGGGCATGAAGGCCACGGTGAACCTGGACACCTATCCGGGCGAAGATTTTGCCGGAGAGGTCACGCGCATCAACCCCACCATCTCACCGGATAGCCGCAGCTTCCGGGTTGAGATTCGCCTCGACAATGAAGACGGGCGACTCAGCCCGGGGATGTCGGCCCGGGCCAGCCTGGAGCTCGGCGAGGTGGAGGGGCTTTTTGTGGTGCGCAGCGCGCTGCAGACTCAGCCGGGTCGCGACGAGCCCTTTGTCTGGGTCGTGCAGCAGGGCAAAGCTCACCGTGCCTTCATCGAAGCTGGCGAGCGTTTTGAGGATCGTCAGCTTGTGCGTTCAGGCCTTGAGCCCGATGCGCAGGTGGTGACCGAGGGGATGTCGCGCCTCAATGAGGGCACCGAGGTCGAGGTGGTGGGGGCGCCCGAAGGTCAGTCGGAGCAGGGCGATGAGGTGACCCCGGAGGTCGATGAGCGCGATGTGCGCGCAGAAGAAAAGGCCGCCGAAGAGGCGGAGCGCGCCGACCAGCCCGGTTGA